The genomic segment ACTAGAAGGCAGTAAAGGGGAGTGCAATAACAGATTTCCTAGCTAGCAGAACTTTAGAGGATTATGAGCCTTTAAATTTTggtttcccaaatgaggatctgatgtatgttgcaaccactggaaactaaattttgatgGCGCCTCAAACGCCatgggtaatggaattggggcagtcctagTATCTCCATAcagagatcattatcctttcaccagtaaacttgattttgattgcacaaataacatgacAGAATATGAGAcatgcatcatgggtattcgTATAGCTATAGAACGCAAGATCAAGGTACTGGAGGTATATGGGGACTTTGCACTAGTaatctatcaactcaaaggtgaatgggagacgagAGATCCCAAGTTGATTGATTATCGAAAACTGGTTCTCAAGTTAATTAAGGaatttgatgacatcaccttctactacctcccgcgagatgaaaatcagatggccaATGCATTGGCTACCttagcttctatgatcaaagTGAACAAACAAGAGAATGTAAAACCTATCCAGATAAGCATTTATGAGGCCTCAACCCATCGTTAcaacattgaggaagaagaaagagatgaTCGCCCTAGGTACCATGACATATTTCGATATATAAAGGACCATGAATACCCTGAGCAGAGAAcagagaatgataaaaggacttTAAGAAGGTTGGCTAAGGAGTACGTTCtggatggggagatcctatacaaaagaagaaaagacCAAGTGTTGCTAAGGTGTGTAGATACTGCTGAGGCCAAGAAAATCCTAGAAGAAGTCTATAAGGGTGTTTgcggaacacatgctaatggttttatgATGGCCAGGTAAATCATCAGATTctgatattattggtccaccattgAAGGAGATTGTATCAATTATGCCAAGAGATATCATAAAAGCCAAATTTAtagagacaaaattcatgtgcctcctttaCCTCTTCAAGTTATGACTTCTCTATGGCCTTTCTCTAtgggggcatggatgtcattgggtcgATCTTGCCAAAAGCTTGCAAtaggcatcgattcatctttgtggtcatcgattacttcaccaaatgggtagaagccacttcttatgtcaatgtcacaaagtcggtagctacaaat from the Gossypium hirsutum isolate 1008001.06 chromosome D09, Gossypium_hirsutum_v2.1, whole genome shotgun sequence genome contains:
- the LOC107943785 gene encoding uncharacterized protein, translated to MANALATLASMIKVNKQENVKPIQISIYEASTHRYNIEEEERDDRPRYHDIFRYIKDHEYPEQRTENDKRTLRRLAKEYVLDGEILYKRRKDQVLLRCVDTAEAKKILEEVYKGVCGTHANGFMMARTSTGVTTFSLVYGMEAVLPIEFEIPSL